One segment of Anser cygnoides isolate HZ-2024a breed goose chromosome 5, Taihu_goose_T2T_genome, whole genome shotgun sequence DNA contains the following:
- the BTBD18 gene encoding BTB/POZ domain-containing protein 18 isoform X1, protein MARGSPAAATPSSVPTLPPAIASPQPLPSAPFPPNPPPRRHWLAGRTNGGAVAGQGRAGRGAGARGAGSRRARAGTAAAAGRGRAPSVRPGPVRASRPRVPILRLPAPAWAGMSPGSPSSAAPRLLYRSTRLLHAAFLQLHQQQQREDVFCDVVLRAEGEAVAAHCCVLSVCSPFFMEQLARELPPKGRRVVLELQGLKIGALRKLVHFLYTAELEASSEEAQEVLAAARQLRVAELESLQLQGGCLVHPGPRWRLDRSCLRAPQPGSPRLCPIAGSRAEPGHAGSPPKGAPRPRPPVGRLKLRKVEGGERWEVVREGQPSLVQAHKGMAVGAGGVSEPWPPPAACGKQPPVPPRPQQGCRLEEPQGNSLGEDEEVDVGVAEPCLPPGAVCAWPSLSSESESNGEVDVLG, encoded by the exons ATGGCGAGGGGCAGCCCGGCGGCCGCAACACCCTCCTCTGTGCCCACCCTCCCGCCTGCCAttgcctcccctcagccccttccctcaGCGCCCTTCCCGCCAAaccccccgccgcgccgccatTGGCTGGCGGGCCGGACCAATGGCGGGGCCGTTGCTGGGCAGGGTAGGGCCGGGCGTGGCGCGGGCGCACGTGGCGCGGGGTCGAGGCGCGCGCGCGCGGGAACCGCAGCAGCCGCCGGGCGCGGGCGCGCCCCGTCCGTGCGTCCGGGTCCTGTCCGTGCGTCCCGGCCGCGTGTCCCCATCCTGCGGCTCCCGGCACCCGCATGGGCAG GGATGTCCCCGGGCTCGCCGTCGTCGGCCGCCCCGCGGCTGCTGTACCGCAGCACCCGCCTGCTCCACGCggccttcctgcagctgcaccagcagcagcagcgggaggaCGTCTTCTGCGACGTGGTGCTGCGGGCGGAAG GAGAGGCGGTGGCAGCCCACTGCTGCGTCCTCTCGGTGTGCAGCCCCTTCTTCATGGAGCAGCTGGCCCGGGAGCTGCCCCCCAAGGGGCGCAgggtggtgctggagctgcaggggctgaAGATCGGGGCGCTGCGCAAGCTGGTGCACTTCCTCTACACCGCCGAGCTGGAGGCGTCCTCGGAGGAGGCGCAGGAGGTGCTGGCGGCCGCCCGGCAGCTCCGCGTGGCCGAGCTCGAGtcgctgcagctgcaggggggcTGCCTGGTGCACCCCGGGCCCCGCTGGAGGCTCGACCGCAGCTGCCTGcgcgccccccagcccggctcccCGAGGCTCTGCCCCATAgcgggcagcagggctgagcctgGACATGCTGGCAGCCCCCCCAAGGGTGCCCCGCGCCCCAGACCTCCTGTGGGGCGGCTGAAACTGAGGAAGGTGGAGGGTGGGGAGCGCTGGGAGGTGGTGCGGGAGGGGCAGCCCTCTTTGGTGCAGGCCCACAAGGGGATGGCGGTGGGTGCTGGAGGGGTGTCGGAGCCATGGcccccaccagcagcctgcgggaagcagcccccggtgccccccaggccccagcagggctgcaggctggaggAGCCGCAGGGGAACAGCCTCggggaggacgaggaggtggaCGTGGGGGTGGCGGAGCCATGCCTGCCCCCCGGTGCTGTCTGCGCCTGGCCCAGCCTCTCATCCGAGTCTGAGTCCAATGGGGAGGTAGATGTCCTGGGCTAG
- the BTBD18 gene encoding BTB/POZ domain-containing protein 18 isoform X2: protein MSPGSPSSAAPRLLYRSTRLLHAAFLQLHQQQQREDVFCDVVLRAEGEAVAAHCCVLSVCSPFFMEQLARELPPKGRRVVLELQGLKIGALRKLVHFLYTAELEASSEEAQEVLAAARQLRVAELESLQLQGGCLVHPGPRWRLDRSCLRAPQPGSPRLCPIAGSRAEPGHAGSPPKGAPRPRPPVGRLKLRKVEGGERWEVVREGQPSLVQAHKGMAVGAGGVSEPWPPPAACGKQPPVPPRPQQGCRLEEPQGNSLGEDEEVDVGVAEPCLPPGAVCAWPSLSSESESNGEVDVLG, encoded by the exons ATGTCCCCGGGCTCGCCGTCGTCGGCCGCCCCGCGGCTGCTGTACCGCAGCACCCGCCTGCTCCACGCggccttcctgcagctgcaccagcagcagcagcgggaggaCGTCTTCTGCGACGTGGTGCTGCGGGCGGAAG GAGAGGCGGTGGCAGCCCACTGCTGCGTCCTCTCGGTGTGCAGCCCCTTCTTCATGGAGCAGCTGGCCCGGGAGCTGCCCCCCAAGGGGCGCAgggtggtgctggagctgcaggggctgaAGATCGGGGCGCTGCGCAAGCTGGTGCACTTCCTCTACACCGCCGAGCTGGAGGCGTCCTCGGAGGAGGCGCAGGAGGTGCTGGCGGCCGCCCGGCAGCTCCGCGTGGCCGAGCTCGAGtcgctgcagctgcaggggggcTGCCTGGTGCACCCCGGGCCCCGCTGGAGGCTCGACCGCAGCTGCCTGcgcgccccccagcccggctcccCGAGGCTCTGCCCCATAgcgggcagcagggctgagcctgGACATGCTGGCAGCCCCCCCAAGGGTGCCCCGCGCCCCAGACCTCCTGTGGGGCGGCTGAAACTGAGGAAGGTGGAGGGTGGGGAGCGCTGGGAGGTGGTGCGGGAGGGGCAGCCCTCTTTGGTGCAGGCCCACAAGGGGATGGCGGTGGGTGCTGGAGGGGTGTCGGAGCCATGGcccccaccagcagcctgcgggaagcagcccccggtgccccccaggccccagcagggctgcaggctggaggAGCCGCAGGGGAACAGCCTCggggaggacgaggaggtggaCGTGGGGGTGGCGGAGCCATGCCTGCCCCCCGGTGCTGTCTGCGCCTGGCCCAGCCTCTCATCCGAGTCTGAGTCCAATGGGGAGGTAGATGTCCTGGGCTAG
- the SELENOH gene encoding selenoprotein H — protein MAPRGRKRRAPAAAGQGGEGPERLRARAEGGPGGGGARVVIEHCKSURVFGRNAAAVSEALREAVANLAVDINPEKPRRNSFEVSLVKEDGSTVELWSGIGKGPPRKLKFPDPAAMVEALKSSLA, from the exons aTGGCGCCCCGCGGCAGGAAGCGGCGcgccccggcggcggccgggcagggcggAGAGGGCCCCGAGCGGCTGCGGGCACGGGCCGAGGGcgggcccgggggcggcggggcgagggTCGTCATCGAGCACTg caagaGCTGACGGGTGTTCGGGCGCAATGCCGCAGCGGTGAGCGAGGCCCTGCGTGAGGCCGTGGCCAACCTGGCCGTGGACATCAACCCCGAGAAGCCCCGCAGGAACAGCTTCGAGGTGTCCCTGGTGAAGGAGGACGGCAGCA ccgtGGAGCTGTGGAGCGGCATCGGGAAGGGGCCGCCCCGCAAGCTGAAGTTCCCCGACCCCGCGGCCATGGTGGAGGCCCTGAAGAGCAGCCTGGCCTAG
- the TMX2 gene encoding thioredoxin-related transmembrane protein 2 isoform X1, with protein MAVVAPLLALLYSVPGLCRWLARPYYPLSALLATAFLLVRKLPPLCRGLPSQREDGNPCDFDWREVEILMFLSAIVMMKNRRSITVEQHIGNIFMFSKVANAILFFRLDIRMGLLYLTLCIVFLMTCKPPLYMGPEYIKYFSDKTIDEELERDKRVTWIVEFFANWSSECQSFAPIFADLSLKYNCSGLHFGKVDVGRYTDVSTRYKVSTSPLTKQLPTLILFQGGTEVMRRPQIDKKGRAVSWTFSEENVIREFNLNELYQKAKKQAKPRDEGAEEAPEGQAAAGLANGETKKDK; from the exons ATGGCGGTGGTGGCGCCGCTGCTGGCGCTGCTGTACTCGGTGCCGGGGCTGTGCCGCTGGCTGGCGCGCCCGTACTACCCGCTGTCCGCGCTGCTCGCCACCGCCTTCCTGCTCGTCCGCAAGCTGCCGCCGCTCTGCCGCGGGCTGCCCTCGCAGCGGGAGGACGGCAACCCCTGCGACTTCGACTGG CGGGAGGTGGAGATCCTCATGTTCCTCAGCGCCATCGTGATGATGAAGAACCGACGCTCTA TCACGGTGGAGCAGCACATCGGGAACATCTTCATGTTCAGCAAAGTGGCCAACGCCATCCTCTTCTTCCGTCTTGACATCCGCATGGGGCTGCTCTACCTCACGCTCTGCATAG TCTTCCTGATGACGTGCAAGCCGCCGCTCTACATGGGCCCCGAGTACATCAAGTATTTCAGCGACAAGACCATAGAC gaggagctggagcgggaCAAGCGGGTGACCTGGATCGTCGAGTTCTTCGCCAACTGGTCCAGCGAGTGCCAGTCCTTCGCCCCCATCTTCGCCGACCTCTCTCTCAA GTACAACTGCTCGGGGCTGCACTTCGGGAAGGTCGACGTCGGCCGGTACACGGATGTCAGCACCAG GTACAAGGTCAGCACCTCGCCCCTCACCAAGCAGCTGCCCACCCTCATCCTCTTCCAGGGCGGGACAGAAGTCATGCGCCGCCCGCAGATCGACAAGAAGGGCCGGGCCGTGTCCTGGACCTTCTCGGAG GAGAACGTGATCCGCGAGTTCAACCTCAACGAGCTCTACCAGAAGGCCAAGAAGCAGGCCAAGCCGCGGGACGAGGGCGCCGAGGAGGCTCCCGAGGGGcaggcggccgcggggctggccAACGGGGAGACCAAGAAGGACAAGTAG
- the TMX2 gene encoding thioredoxin-related transmembrane protein 2 isoform X2, whose amino-acid sequence MFSKVANAILFFRLDIRMGLLYLTLCIVFLMTCKPPLYMGPEYIKYFSDKTIDEELERDKRVTWIVEFFANWSSECQSFAPIFADLSLKYNCSGLHFGKVDVGRYTDVSTRYKVSTSPLTKQLPTLILFQGGTEVMRRPQIDKKGRAVSWTFSEENVIREFNLNELYQKAKKQAKPRDEGAEEAPEGQAAAGLANGETKKDK is encoded by the exons ATGTTCAGCAAAGTGGCCAACGCCATCCTCTTCTTCCGTCTTGACATCCGCATGGGGCTGCTCTACCTCACGCTCTGCATAG TCTTCCTGATGACGTGCAAGCCGCCGCTCTACATGGGCCCCGAGTACATCAAGTATTTCAGCGACAAGACCATAGAC gaggagctggagcgggaCAAGCGGGTGACCTGGATCGTCGAGTTCTTCGCCAACTGGTCCAGCGAGTGCCAGTCCTTCGCCCCCATCTTCGCCGACCTCTCTCTCAA GTACAACTGCTCGGGGCTGCACTTCGGGAAGGTCGACGTCGGCCGGTACACGGATGTCAGCACCAG GTACAAGGTCAGCACCTCGCCCCTCACCAAGCAGCTGCCCACCCTCATCCTCTTCCAGGGCGGGACAGAAGTCATGCGCCGCCCGCAGATCGACAAGAAGGGCCGGGCCGTGTCCTGGACCTTCTCGGAG GAGAACGTGATCCGCGAGTTCAACCTCAACGAGCTCTACCAGAAGGCCAAGAAGCAGGCCAAGCCGCGGGACGAGGGCGCCGAGGAGGCTCCCGAGGGGcaggcggccgcggggctggccAACGGGGAGACCAAGAAGGACAAGTAG
- the MED19 gene encoding mediator of RNA polymerase II transcription subunit 19, giving the protein MENFSALFGGAEQPPPAAAAALGFGPAKAAGAGAAPPPAASAAASAAPPAPGEGKAAAAGPFYLLRELPGSTELTGSTNLITHYNLEHAYNKFCGKKVKEKLSNFLPDLPGMIDLPGSHDNSSLRSLIEKPPICGSSFTPLTGTMLTGFRLHAGPLPEQCRLMHIQPPKKKNKHKHKQSRTQDPVPPETPSDSDHKKKKKKKEEDPERKRKKKEKKKKKNRHSPEHPGVGSSQASSSSSLR; this is encoded by the exons ATGGAGAACTTCTCGGCCCTGTTCGGCGGCGCCGAgcagccgccgcccgccgccgccgccgccctggGCTTCGGGCCCGCCAaagcggccggggccggggccgcgccgccgcccgccgcctccgctgccgcctccgccgcccccccggcgcccgGCGAGGGCaaggccgccgccgccggccccttCTACCTGCTGCGGGAGCTGCCAG GCAGCACGGAGCTGACGGGCAGCACCAACCTGATCACGCACTACAACCTGGAGCACGCCTACAACAAGTTCTGCGGCAAGAAGGTGAAGGAGAAGCTCAGCAACTTCCTGCCCGACCTGCCCGGCATGATCGACCTGCCCGGCTCCCACGACAACAGCAGCCTGCGCTCCCTCATCGAGAAGCCCCCCATCTGCGGCAGCTCCTTCACCCCGCTCACCGGCACCATGCTCACCGGATTCCGCCTGCACGCCGGCCCC ctgcccGAGCAGTGCCGGCTGATGCACATCCAGCCGCCCAAGAAGAAGAACAAGCACAAGCACAAGCAGAGCCGCACCCAGGACCCCGTCCCCCCTG AAACCCCCTCGGACTCTGaccacaagaagaaaaagaagaaaaaagaggaggatCCTGAAcggaaaaggaagaagaaagagaaaaagaaaaagaag AACCGGCACAGCCCCGAGCACCCGGGGGTGGGCAGctcccaggccagcagcagcagcagcctgcggtgA
- the ZDHHC5 gene encoding palmitoyltransferase ZDHHC5, with translation MPAASGKRFKPSKYVPVSAAAIFLVGATTLFFAFTCPWLSLYVSPVIPVYNAVVFLFVLANFSMATFMDPGIFPRAEEDEDKEDDFRAPLYKTVEIKGIQVRMKWCATCRFYRPPRCSHCSVCDNCVEEFDHHCPWVNNCIGRRNYRYFFLFLLSLTTHIMGVFGFGLLYVLYQVELSGVRMAITMAVMCVASLFFIPVAGLTGFHVVLVARGRTTNEQVTGKFRGGVNPFTNGCCKNVSRVLCSSPAPRYLGRPRAEQTVLVRPPFLRPDVSDGQITVKIMDNGIQTELKRTKSKGSLEVTESQSADAEPPPPPKPDLSRYTGLRTHLTLATTEDSGLLGKDSPPTPTMYKYRPGYSSSSSSAALPHSTSAKLSRVNSLKEPNSICDGGRKPSYRSEPSLEPESFRSPTFGKSFHFDPLSSGSRSSSLKSAQGTGFELGHLQSIRSEGTTSTSYKSLVNQTRNGSLSYDSLLTPSDSPDFESVQAGPEPEAPVGYTSPFLSARIAQQRESDLHGRFAAAAVSPKHAPPREPSPVRYDNLSRHIVASIQERERLLQQPPAPAAPGREDDAGPADSGVQSATPGSGSAAPRSSSSSDDSKRSPLGKNPLTRPAPPRFGKPEPPHALRARSLGSPEQPVAPHLGKSVSYSSQKPAPQAGVPEAEEVALQPLLAPKDEVQLRTSYSKSNGQPKSLGPAAPGAGPVPLSSPTRGGVKKVSGVGGTTYEISV, from the exons ATGCCAGCAGCGTCCGGAAAGAGGTTCAAACCCAGCAAGTACGTCCCGGTCTCGGCCGCTGCCATCTTCCTAGTGGGAGCCACCACCCTCTTCTTCGCCTTCAC GTGCCCGTGGCTCAGCCTCTACGTGTCCCCGGTCATTCCCGTCTACAATGCCGTCGTCTTCCTCTTCGTGCTGGCCAACTTCAGCATGGCCACCTTCATGGACCCAGGCATATTCCCACGAG CTGAAGAAGACGAGGACAAGGAGGACGACTTCCGAGCCCCGCTTTACAAGACGGTGGAAATCAAGGGCATTCAGGTACGCATGAAGTGGTGTGCGACCTGCCGCTTCTACCGGCCACCGCGCTGCTCCCACTGCAGCGTCTGCGACAACTGCGTGGAG GAGTTCGACCACCACTGCCCCTGGGTGAACAACTGCATCGGGCGGCGCAACTACCGctacttcttcctcttcctgctgtcGCTCACCACGCACATCATGGGGGTCTTCGGCTTCGGCCTGCTCTACGTGCTCTACCAGGTGGAGCTCTCCGGCGTCCGCATGGCCATCAC TATGGCCGTGATGTGCGTGGCCAGCCTCTTTTTCATCCCCGTCGCTGGCCTTACCGGGTTCCACGTGGTGCTGGTGGCGAGGGGCCGCACCACCAACGAGCAG GTGACGGGCAAGTTCCGGGGTGGCGTCAACCCCTTCACCAACGGTTGCTGTAAGAACGTCAGCCGGGTCCtgtgcagctccccagcccccag GTACCTCGGGCGTCCGAGGGCCGAGCAGACGGTGCTGGTGAGGCCCCCCTTCCTGCGGCCCGACGTGTCGGACGGCCAGATCACCGTCAAGATCATGGACAACGGTATCCAGACAGAGCTGAAGAGGACGAAG TCCAAAGGAAGCCTCGAGGTGACAGAGAGCCAGTCCGCTGACGCCGAGCCGCCACCCCCACCTAAGCCAGACCTCAGCCGCTACACGGGCCTGAGGACACACTTAACCCTGGCCACCACCGAGG ACAGCGGCCTGCTAGGCAAGGACAGCCCCCCAACGCCCACCATGTACAAGTACCGGCCCggctacagcagcagcagcagctcggccGCCTTGCCCCACTCCACCAGCGCCAAG CTGAGCCGGGTGAACAGCCTGAAGGAGCCCAACTCCATCTGCGACGGCGGCCGCAAGCCCAGCTACCGCTCGGAGCCCAGCCTGGAGCCCGAGAGCTTCCGCTCGCCCACCTTCGGCAAGAGCTTCCACTTCGACCCGCTGTCCAGCGGCTCGCGCTCCTCCAGCCTCAAGTCGGCGCAGGGCACGGGCTTCGAGCTGGGCCACCTGCAGTCCATCCGCTCCGAGGGCACCACCTCCACCTCCTACAAGAGCCTGGTGAACCAGACGCGCAACGGCAGCCTGTCCTACGACAGCCTGCTCACGCCCTCCGACAGCCCCGACTTCGAGTCGGTGCAGGCCGGCCCCGAGCCCGAGGCGCCGGTGGGCTACACCTCGCCCTTCCTCTCGGCCCGCATCGCCCAGCAGAGGGAGAGCGACCTGCACGGCCGCTTCGCCGCCGCCGCTGTCTCCCCCAAGCACGCGCCGCCCCGCGAGCCCTCGCCCGTGCGCTATGACAATCTCTCCCGCCACATCGTGGCTTCCATCCAGGAGCGGGAGAGgctcctccagcagccgcccgccccggcggcgCCGGGCAGGGAGGACGATGCGGGGCCGGCGGACTCGGGCGTCCAGTCGGCGACGCCGGGCTCCGGCAGCGCCGCCCCCCGCAGCAGCTCTTCCTCGGACGATTCCAAGCGCTCGCCCCTGGGCAAGAATCCGCTCACCCGCCCGGCCCCTCCCCGCTTTGGCAAGCCCGAGCCCCCGCACGCGCTGCGGGCGCGCTCCCTCGGCTCCCCCGAGCAGCCCGTGGCCCCCCACCTGGGCAAATCCGTGTCTTACAGCAGCCAAAAACCAGCGCCTCAGGCCGGCGTCCCCGAGGCCGAGGAGGTGGCCTTGCAGCCGTTGCTGGCACCCAA AGACGAGGTGCAGCTGAGGACGTCCTACAGCAAGTCCAACGGGCAGCCCAAGAGCTTGGGGCCGGCCGCCCCCGGCGCGGGGCCCGTGCCCCTCAGCAGCCCCACACGCGGCGGAGTCAAGAAGGTGTCGGGCGTGGGGGGCACCACCTACGAGATCTCCGTATGA
- the CLP1 gene encoding polyribonucleotide 5'-hydroxyl-kinase Clp1 — MAEDGGEEKKQVAKFELERETELRFEVEASQTVQMELLTGMAEVFGTELTRNKKFTFDAGAKVAVFTWHGCTVQLSGRTEVAYVSKDTPMLLYLNTHTALEQMRRQAEREDERGPRVMVVGPTDVGKSTVCRLLLNYAVRLGRRPTFVELDVGQGSVSIPGTMGALYIERPADVEEGFSLQAPLVYHFGSTTPGTNIKLYNKITSRLADVFNQRCEVNRRASVSGCVINTCGWVKGSGYQALVHAASAFEVDVVVVLDQERLYNELKRDLPHFVRTVLLPKSGGVVERSKDFRRECRDDRIREYFYGFRGCFYPHAFDVKFSDVKIYKVGAPTIPDSCLPLGMSQEDNQLKLVPVTPGRDMVHHLLSVSMADSADDNISETSVAGFIVVTGVDLERQVFTVLSPAPRPLPKNFLLIMDIRFMDLK, encoded by the exons ATGGCGGAGGACGGCGGCGAGGAGAAGAAGCAGGTGGCCAAGTTCGAGCTGGAGCGCGAGACGGAGCTGCGCTTCGAGGTGGAGGCCTCGCAGACGGTGCAGATGGAGCTGCTGACCGGCATGGCCGAGGTGTTCGGCACCGAGCTGACCCGCAACAAGAAGTTCACCTTCGACGCCGGCGCCAAGGTGGCCGTCTTCACCTGGCACGGCTGCACCGTGCAGCTCAGCGGGCGCACCGAGGTGGCCTACGTGTCCAAGGACACCCCCATGCTGCTCTACCTCAACACGCACACGGCCCTGGAGCAGATGCGGCGGCAGGCGGAGCGCGAGGACGAGCGGGGGCCCCGCGTCATGGTGGTGGGCCCCACGGACGTGGGCAAGTCCACCGTGTGCCGCCTGCTGCTCAACTACGCCGTGCGCCTGGGGCGCCGGCCCACCTTCGTGGAGCTGGACGTGGGCCAGGGCTCCGTCTCCATCCCCGGCACCATGGGCGCCCTCTACATCGAGCGGCCGGCGGACGTGGAGGAAGGGTTTTCCCTCCAGGCTCCGCTGGTCTACCACTTCGGCTCCACCACGCCTGGCACCAACATCAAGCTCTACAACAAG ATCACGTCCCGGCTGGCCGACGTCTTCAACCAGCGGTGCGAGGTGAACCGCCGCGCCTCGGTGAGCGGCTGCGTCATCAACACGTGCGGCTGGGTGAAGGGCTCGGGCTACCAGGCGCTGGTGCACGCCGCTTCCGCCTTCGAGGTGGacgtggtggtggtgctggacCAGGAGCGGCTCTACAACGAGCTCAAGAGGGACCTGCCCCACTTTGTGCGCACCGTGCTGCTCCCCAAATCCGGCGGGGTGGTGGAGCGCTCCAAGGACTTCCGCCGCGAGTGCAGGGACGACCGCATCCGCGAGTACTTCTACGGCTTCCGGGGCTGCTTCTACCCACACGCTTTCGACGTCAAGTTCTCCGACGTGAAGATCTACAAGGTGGGGGCCCCCACCATCCCGGACTCGTGCCTGCCCTTGGGGATGTCGCAGGAGGACAACCAGCTGAAGCTGGTGCCGGTGACGCCGGGCAGGGACATGGTGCACCACCTGCTGAGCGTCAGCATGGCCGACAGCGCCGACGACAACATCTCCGAGACCAGCGTGGCCGGCTTCATCGTGGTCACTGGCGTCGACCTGGAGCGCCAGGTCTTCACCGTGCTCTCGCCCGCGCCTCGCCCCCTGCCCAAGAACTTCCTCCTCATCATGGACATTCGCTTCATGGACCTCAAGTAG
- the YPEL4 gene encoding protein yippee-like 4 produces MAPPHPPTGALLGPRDAPEVRSPPPPHFQPLLPWGGPGAGGKTALSTLLRCFPCERLCGGCTVPPAPPRPPGALPPSVPPPPSRRHLPPAACLPPRTFHSYLPRSHRTYSCVHCRAHLARHEELISKSFQGSHGRAYLFNSVVNVGCGPAEQRLLLTGLHSVADIFCESCKTTLGWKYEQAFESSQKYKEGKFIIETSHMVKENGWD; encoded by the exons ATGGCGCCCCCCCACCCGCCTACCGGCGCCCTGCTGGGGCCGCGGGACGCGCCGGAAGTGAG gtcgcccccccccccccatttccagCCCCTTCTCCCCTGGGGGGGCCCCGGCGCGGGAGGAAAGACGGCTCTCAGCACCCTGCTGCGCTGCTTCCCCTGCGAGCGGCTCTGCGGGGGGTGCACGgtgccccccgcgcccccccggccccccggggcccTGCCACCCTCCGTGCCACCGCCGCCGTCCCGCCGCCAcctgccccccgccgcctgccTGCCCCCCCGGACCTTCCACAGCTACCTGCCCCGCTCACACCGCACCTACAGCTGCGTCCACTGCCGGGCACACCTGGCCAGGCACGAGGAGCTCATCTCCAAG TCCTTCCAGGGCAGCCATGGCCGTGCCTACCTCTTCAACTCCGT GGTTAACGTGGGCTGCGGCCCGGCCGAGCAGCGGCTGCTGCTCACCGGGCTCCACTCGGTGGCCGACATCTTCTGCGAGAGCTGCAAAACCACCCTGGGCTGGAAATAC GAGCAGGCCTTCGAGAGCAGCCAGAAGTACAAGGAGGGGAAGTTCATCATCGAGACGTCGCACATGGTGAAGGAGAACGGCTGGGACTGA
- the SERPING1 gene encoding plasma protease C1 inhibitor, whose protein sequence is MATVKFCLPLLWVVAVATAAVTPVPTPEASSSTLSLVTLQPARTVSPRPTPGPLGDVETPSPTAPSPEEEPVLDVTLKDEEPPGTQEPEAAPEEPGTTTSGSTAGPTPGTTEGPSGTPTTSAPPCPGDKDPPEACGAPTGAQRAAVAEALGTFAVRFYRHMAETAEPGANLLFSPLNVALGLSHLLLGARGETQERLAAVLGYPPGLACVHGALQQLAAVPGLLAASQIFHHPDLCLRPRFLNESLRFYEALPQVLSGNESLDLQSINAWVRQATHGRLPQLLAQLPHEPRLVLLSAVHFQAQWQTPFKAKQTVPLPFLRPGLPPVPVPTMTSKKYPVASFTDSHLQVQVGRLDLSEGLSLVVLVPRGAPEALGAVERALDPPTFLALLQRAASTPTRATAIALPRMHLDLTMDVVSLVHDMDYGLFLDAELCGLARGPAVAVDAAQHRAVLTLDETGVEAAGAMATSVARTALLLEALQPFLFVIWDHAGAIPLFMGRLSDPQP, encoded by the exons ATGGCCACCGTGAAGTtctgcctgcccctgctgtgGGTGGTGGCCGTAGCCACTGCCGCTGTCACCCCG GTCCCCACGCCGGAGGCTTCTTCCAGCACGCTGAGCCTGGTCACACTGCAGCCGGCACGGACGGTGTCCCCACGTCCTACCCCAGGCCCTCTGGGGGATGTGGAGACGCCGTCCCCGACTGCGCCCAGCCCTGAGGAGGAGCCCGTCCTGGATGTCACCCTCAAGGACGAGGAGCCCCCGGGAACCCAGGAGCCAGAGGCAGCACCTGAGGAGCCTGGGACCACCACCAGCGGGAGCACAGCAGGACCTACGCCTGGGACCACCGAGGGTCCCTCCGGCACTCCGACCACAAGCGCTCCGCCGTGCCCCGGTGACAAGGACCCCCCTGAGGCCTGCGGGGCACCCACGGGGGCGCAGAGGGCGGCTGTGGCCGAGGCCCTGGGCACCTTCGCCGTGCGTTTCTACCGGCACATGGCGGAGACGGCCGAGCCCGGCGCCAACCTGCTCTTCTCCCCCCTCAACGTGGCCCTGGGGCTCTCGCACCTCTTGCTGG GTGCCCGGGGTGAGACCCAGGAGCGCCTGGCCGCCGTCCTGGGCTACCCGCCGGGGCTGGCATGCGTGCAcggagccctgcagcagctggccgCCGTGCccgggctgctggctgcctcgCAGATCTTCCACCACCCAG ACCTGTGCCTGCGGCCCCGCTTCTTGAACGAGTCGCTGCGCTTCTACGAGGCCCTGCCGCAGGTGCTGAGCGGCAACGAGAGCCTGGACCTGCAGAGCATCAACGCCTGGGTGCGCCAGGCCACCCATGGgcgcctgccccagctgctggcccAGCTGCCCCACGAGCCGCGCCTGGTGCTGCTCAGCGCCGTCCACTTCCAGG CCCAGTGGCAGACGCCGTTCAAGGCCAAGCAGACGGTGCCGCTGCCCTTCCTGCGCCCCGGCCTCCcgcccgtgcccgtgcccacCATGACCAGCAAGAAGTACCCCGTGGCCTCCTTCACCGACTCCCACCTGCAGGTCCAG GTGGGGCGGCTGGACCTGAGCGAGGGGCTGagcctggtggtgctggtgccgCGGGGAGCCCCGGAGGCGCTGGGGGCCGTGGAGCGGGCGCTGGACCCCCCGACCTTCCTGGCGCTGCTGCAGAGGGCAGCCAGCACCCCAACGCGCGCCACTGCCATCGCCCTGCCCCGCATGCACCTCGACCTCACCATGGACGTGGTGTCCCTGGTCCACGACATGG ACTACGGGCTGTTCCTGGACGCGGAGCTGTGCGGGCTGGCGCGGGGCCCGGCGGTGGCGGTGGACGCGGCGCAGCACCGGGCCGTGCTGACGCTGGACGAGACCGGCGTGGAGGCGGCGGGCGCCATGGCCACCTCGGTGGCCCGCacggccctgctgctggaggctctGCAGCCATTCCTCTTCGTCATCTGGGACCACGCCGGCGCCATCCCCCTCTTCATGGGGCGCCTCAGCGACCCCCAGCCCTGA